aaagaaagagagagagagagagagagagagagagagagagagagagagagagagagagagagagagagagagagagagaagaaatttcCACTTCTTCGTACTTTTCTCCATACTGCAGCAATAAAAACCTTCAAGTTCAATGGCGGACTCAGACAACGAGTCCGAAGGAGGCGGTGAAAGAGCTGGAAATGCGTCGGCCAATGAGCTGTCACCACGGGAGCAGGACCGGTTCTTGCCGATTGCGAACGTGAGCCGGATCATGAAGAAGGCGCTGCCGGCGAACGCGAAGATCTCAAAGGACGCCAAGGAGACGGTGCAAGAGTGCGTGTCGGAGTTCATAAGCTTCATCACCGGCGAGGCATCCGACAAGTGCCAGAGGGAGAAGCGAAAGACGATCAACGGCGACGATCTGCTTTGGGCCATGACCACCCTCGGCTTCGAGGACTACGTGGAGCCCCTCAAGGTGTACCTGCAGAAGTTCAGGGAGATGGAGGGAGAGAAGAGCGTGGCGGTGCGTGACAAGGACGCCTCTGCCGGAGGCGCTTCCTCGACGGGTTTTGGTAACGGTGGTGGGTTCGAACAGCCGGGTGGCGGGGTATATGGGAGTGGTAGCGGGATGGGCATGATGATGCATCAGGGTGGACATGTGTACGGCTCCAGTGGGTTTCATCAACAGATGGGTACTGCCGGTAGTGGTTTTGGCGGGTTGGGGAAGAGTGGGACCGGTTATGTTGGGCCTGGTTCGAATACGGGTAGGCCCAGATAATTAATTTCATTAATAGTTGATGTGGGACCCTTAAGGTATTTAtctgatattttaaatatgggTTATGCTACCGTTACTTTTAAATACTCTTTATACATTCTATtcatatgattagttaaaataattattttatattaaaagaatgatacaactaatcatattaataaagtgtataaaaaatatataaaagtaactgTACTGTACTGTAATAGAgtttttttatgtgttttttttcctaatcttcaatccttttgtttttgtttttgtaaatttGGGTAGAGATTGAATAGGgttttaaat
This Carya illinoinensis cultivar Pawnee chromosome 11, C.illinoinensisPawnee_v1, whole genome shotgun sequence DNA region includes the following protein-coding sequences:
- the LOC122281178 gene encoding nuclear transcription factor Y subunit B-3-like codes for the protein MADSDNESEGGGERAGNASANELSPREQDRFLPIANVSRIMKKALPANAKISKDAKETVQECVSEFISFITGEASDKCQREKRKTINGDDLLWAMTTLGFEDYVEPLKVYLQKFREMEGEKSVAVRDKDASAGGASSTGFGNGGGFEQPGGGVYGSGSGMGMMMHQGGHVYGSSGFHQQMGTAGSGFGGLGKSGTGYVGPGSNTGRPR